The genomic stretch GGCCGATTTAGGAACAGATAAGGTGTACGGATATCGGATCCTCGCCGAAACAGGCCTCTTACAGCCCACTGAAAATCATTTTGTCCATACTGGCACAGGGTCGGGACCACGGCACATGGCCTTTTCTCCGAATGGTAGGTGGTTATTTATGGTGAACGAGCTGGATAATACCATCCTGAGTATCCGGCTAAATATCCAAAATGGCAAAATGACGATTAAAAACAAAAGGTCTTCATTGCCTGCAAATTTTGTTGGGACAAGCTATGTGGCAGATGTCCATTTGTCCCCCGATGGTCGGTTTATTTATGTGAGTAATCGAGGACACAATAGCATTTTTGTCGGTAAAATCAATCTAACGAATGGTGTCATTCTGCCTGTCCAACAAATTGCTTGCGGAGGAGATTGGCCCCGTAATTTTGGCATGGACCCGTCCGGCAAACTATTGTTGGTGGCGAACGAACGTTCCGGAAAGGTGGTGTCTTTTCAAAGAAATAGCCGAAGCGGACAGTTAACCCCAACAGGTAATGAACTGGCCTTGCCTAAACCCGTATGTATTGCGTTCCCAAAGACATAAAGGTAAAAGAAGTTGGGGTGACACACATATGTCACAGAGGGGTTGTAGTTTATTGCTATAAACCCCATAACGGAAAAAAATATGATCAAATTTATTGCTGATGAACTCTGGGCTTTTGATGCCGAGTGGATCCCAGACCCGGTGGCAGGTCGGATTTTGTATAAATTACCTGCGGCAATGTCCGACGGCGAGGTGATGCAACACATGTGGCGGCAAGCATCCAAGTCCAGAAGCCTCATTCCAACCGAGGCCGACCGCGCATTTGAAACACATAATTTTTTGGATTATGGCGTAGAACGGCCTTACCTGAAAACCAATATCTGTCGTTTGGTCTCTGTTTCTATTGTAATTCGTCGGAAGGTAGGTGCAGGAAAGGCAAAACTCTACCTTAGGTCCAGTCCTGATAATTGGAGCGATGTTGTTTCGGCGAAAGAACGGAACATCATTCACAAGTTTTTGGGTGGTTTAGAGCAAAAAATGGATGAACCAGATGCTACGTCCACCTTTAATGCAAAGGGCTTCAAAAAAGGCGTGCAATTGGTCGGGTATAACTCGATGGGGGCTGATCTGAGTATTTTTCTACAGCGTGCTATTGTGCATGGTCTTCCATTTAAGAAGCTAAACACACGGCCTACGTGGGCAAAAGATGGTGTGGACTATTTTGATGACAAAAGCCCTTATAACATAGATATGCAGAAGTTGGTGGGTGGTTTTGGACGATCGAATCCATCATTAAATGAATTGGCAGCCCTTTCTGGCATTCCGGGTAAAATGGGAACGGACGGCAACGATGTGGCTTTGTTGTGGCTGGATGGCAAGTTGGACGAAATTGTGAAGTACAATGAATACGATGCCCTTACCACTTATTTGGTGTTTTTGCGAATGGCGCATTTTGCGGGTATTTTTACCCCACAAGAATATGAATATGAACAACAATTGGTGGCTGACCTTATTGCAGACTTGTCACAACAAGAACGCTATGCCCACCTGATTGCCTACCAAGAAGAATGGAACCGACTGAAATCCCTACTCCAGTAGTTCCTATATTTACAATTGGTTACGGGAATATGACGTTGACCAATTTTGTAGAGAAACTTCGCCAGCACGAGATTCGTTTTTTGGCTGATGTGCGTTCGCAGCCGTATTCACGGTATCAGATAGATTATAATAAAGCCCAATTGGCTGAAAATCTGGCCCAATACGGAATCCGCTATGTGTTTTTGGGAGATGCGCTTGGCGGGAGGCCGCCTGATCCGGATTGTTATACCCAAGACGGAAAAGTGGCGTATGAACGTTGTCGGGAGAAACCTTTTTATCAGGACGGGATGAAACGGCTGGAGACCGCCTTCGCCAAACAAGTCCGACTGGCCTTGATGTGTGGATGTGCAAAGCCGGAAATGTGCCATCGCAGCAAATTAATAGGGGTCTCATTAAGCCGTCTGCATATTCCAGTGATGCACATTTTGGGAGATGGAACGTTGATGTCGCAAGAAACAGTGATGCGATTATTGGAACCAGCGCCTGATTTGTTTGGAGAATCTCCCAAATTGGGTACGTCTCGTAAAAGTTATCGTATAGAAGAAGACCAAGAACCGCCTTATTCATGAATCTTTTTACCATTGGTGTATATGGTTTCACCGAAAAAACCTTCTTTGAAACCTTAAAGACCCATGAAATTGACGTTTTGGTGGATGTTCGGCGGCGGCGTGGGGTACGCGGCAAAGTCTTTGCATTTGCCAACCGCGTCCGCTTAGAAAGCCAGCTTGCAAAAGAGGGGATGGCTTACCTCTACTTGCCAGAATTGGCACCTACCGACGAGATTCGTGCCTTGGCGACACACGTGGATGCAAGCGTAGGCGTCACCAAGCGAACGCGCCAAGTGTTGCCAGAATCTTTCTGTTTGGCCTATCAAGACCAAGTTTTGTCTCCATTATCCCGTGCTGATGTGCGCCTCAAACTCCCTCCACAAGCAACAAGGGTGGCGTTATTGTGCGTGGAAGCCAATCCTCATGCGTGTCACCGACAATTGGCCGCAGCGTGGTTGTCTGAACCTAACGAGGTGCCTGTGAAACATCTTATCCCCACATCATGAAAGTATTAATCGTATCCCGAACGGTTGTAGAACGCAGGAGGTGTATTGGTGCATTGGTCAGAACCAATGATGGTTATCAAAGTTTGCGGCTAATGGATGCACGCATTTTGCCAACAGGTGCATTTTGGACAGAAAGTGCCCCATTTCGGATTGGCGAGTTATGGGAGATCGAACAAGGCCCCGCAGCTTCCATACGCCGGCCACACAACGAAGATGTTTTGGTGTATGATTACACATTGTCCAACTCCTCGTTTACAGACCCACAACGCCTCGATGAATGGCTGCGGTTTCACTTGCATAAGATAGATCCTCCCTGTATTTGGGAAGGTTCACCAGAAAACCTGTTTGGCGGAAGGCTCCAAAGTACCCGTAAGTATAATGGACGTGGATTTGTTACAAAAGCAGATTTACCAGAAGTGAGTACAGGTTTTTGGATCCCCGATCAGCCACTAAAAAAGGTTTTGTATGAGGGAAAGGCCAGTTATTTGTACGACAATGGGCTTCAAAAAGCGCGGGTTGGTAAGTTGAAATACATTGGTGAACCCGCGCCTCCCGATCAGATTCCGGCGGGTACCTTGGTGCGGGTTTCCCTTTCGCGCTGGATCGAACTACCGCCTTATCCGGAGGCGTGTTGGCTGATGTTGTCGGGCTGGTATGGGATGCTTTAGAACGAGGCCTCCATATGCTCACTGAAGTTTCTTAGGTCGGAATATAGCCCGAAAAGCACCAAAATATCGCCTTCCTCTAATGTGGTATCGGGGGTAAGAACGCCCAATACATTGCGGCCACGTACTGTTTTCCCAAAGATATTTTTGGAAATGGTCTTCCGTACCACCGTTACCACATTCAGCCCCCATTTATTGCGCAACTGAGAGTTTTGGATGGTTTTCCCGATGAGTTTTTTGGGTAGTTCAATTTCAGCGATTTCAAATTTATTGTCCAAGGCCAAAGACTTAACCGCACCTTTAAGACCAAATTTTTTCGAGAACTCGTCGGCATATTCGGCTTCTGGTTCAATAATTTGGTTGACCTCCATCGTTTCTAAGATGGTATGATGAATAGGAGAAATGGCACGAGCGATGATTTTGGTTTGGCAAAGTTTTTTGAGCAATGCCACAGTGGTTACCGAAGCGCCTAAGTCTTCTCCGATACTTACAATAATGTAATCAGATTCGTCCAGCGGAATACGCCGTAAAACCAATTCATCACTGCTGTCTGCACAGATGGTATGGGTCAGTTTATCTTTATACATTTCGATATGGGCAGAACTATTGTCCACGCCCATCACTTCGTGTCCCTCTTCAATAAGGCGTATTCCTAAGTGTGAACCGAAGTTTCCTAGTCCGATAATAATAAATTTCATAGGTTTAATACTTAGTTAATCAGTATTTTGGCATCCGGAAAATGGATTCGTTTTTCGGGAGGTGGCTTGGTAAAGAACGAAAAAATACCAATCAGGAAGTTATAGAAACTGACCCGTCCGAGAAACATGAGTAAGATGATGACAATTTTACTTCCGGTACTCAGGTTAAACGTGATGCCCATGGTGAGGCCCACTGTTCCATATGCAGAAAAGCACTCAAAGGCAATCTGGAGTACGTCGAGTTCTGGTTGAAGCGCTGCTATAATACAGGTTCCTGTTCCAATGGCAATTAAAGACAAGCTGATAATTACAGACGTTTGACTGATGAGCGATCGGGTAATGTATTGCCATCGGATGACCATTTTATTGATCCCTCGGATGTGGTTAAAAATATTCATCGAGGCAATGGCAAATGTTGTGGTTTTAATCCCGCCTCCCGTAGATCCCGGCGAAGCGCCCACCCACATCAGTAACAAGTAAATCAGAATCATTGGTCGTGACATTGCGGCAATATCTACCGAGTTAAAGCCTGCTGTACGGGGGGTGACCGAACCAAAGAAAGCAACTGCTAATTTTCCCCAAAATGTGGGATGTTCACGCAATGTTCCATTGGCTTCGAAGATGTAAAAAGTCAGCATTCCAAAAATCAGTAAAGCAGCGGTTGTCCACAGAACCAAGCGGGCATTCACCTCGTATCGGGTACTGCTTTTGGAGTAATGGGGGGGGACCAATTGTAACAATCGTCGAACGATCTTCTCGATCCTGAAATGAATAATGTTGTAGGTAGCAAGCAATACGCTATACCCAATTCCACCCAAAATGATCAGCATGGCAATGGTGGTATGAAAGCCATAGTTGAAGCGCACACTGCTTTCGTATAGACTGGCGGAAAGCGGCGAAAAGCCTGCATTACAAAACGCGGAGATAGAATGAAAAACCGCAAAGAAGAGTCCGAAATCAGGAGCATAAAAGTAGATGAACAAGGCACCCAAGCCTTCAATAGCAAACGTAAATACGATAATTTTCAGGAGAACACGGGTGTTTTCGCTCAGGCTGTCTGAACCAACCAAGTTTTGTACCAGCAAGATGTTCTTAAAGGAGCGGTTTGTTCGGAAAAAGACCCCAAAAACATTGGTGAAGGTCAGGATGCCCAACCCTCCAACCTGTATCAGAATCAGAATAATGAGCTGCCCAAAGGTGGTGAATCCTTTTCCCGTGTCTAAAACAGCCAAGCCGGTTACACAAACAGCACTTGTGGAGGTGAACAAGGCGTCTATAAATGTAATGCCGTGGGTTGTGCTATTGGGCAACATCAAGAGGATGGCCCCAATAAAGATGACCCCGGCAAAAGTAAAGACAAACAAAACGGTTGGGTCTATCTTGGCATCGGAATTGAGAAAGGTTTTATCGGAAAGGTCTATAACAGTAAGAAAAATAAGGATATAAATAAAGAGGCTACTTGAAAAATCGCTCTGGCTTATTAGAGAACTGACCAAACTCGTGAAGAAAACAACTGTCAGCAGGGTCGAGACCAAAATGGCGATGAATCGGACAAATTTGGATTTAAATTGGCGATAGCGTTGAAAAAAGCGGTTGGCAAAGAGCAGGTAGTAAGGTATGGAGATGAACGTCGGAATCACCCACCAATGTAGTTCGGGGATGCCAGCATAGAGTACAATGGAGAGCAGTACAAAAAGTGGGATGCCCCATTGGTTACTAAGATTGTCAATTAACTTCATAAGGAGTCGCTGCAAATAACTTGCAGTATGTTTGAAAAACAAGGCGCAAATTTATGAAAAAACCAACTCTGAATGTGTTATAAAATGTACGGTGTAAATAAGACTTCCTTTAAACTTCTTTTTTGAATGGGATTAAGTCAGATATTTTGGTGGTTAGTAATAAAAAGTTTCTGGTTAATTTCAAGCGATGACCTCAATAAACATGAGTGGTATTCCAGATTTTTCGACTTCGGAGGTGCTGGTTTTGGCCAAACGGATTTTTGGTAGGGCGGGTGTGGTGAGGTCCTTACCTAGCTATAGAGACCAAAATTTTTGGATAGAAGCTGGGCCGGACCAAGGGGTCGTCCTTAAAATCGTCAATGCTGAAGAGCCGCTCGAAGTTATACGACTTCAACAAGCGGCCATGCAACGGGCTGTGCAGGCTGGTCTTCCATGTCCTGAAATTATCACCACCCGAAGCGGAGAACTTTGGAGTCGGGCAACGAAAAATGGCCTGCATTACTGGATTTGGTGCATGAGCCATATGCCCGGCAAGCCTATTGCTTCCCTCTCATACCATAGCAAAACATTATTGTTTGAATGGGGCTGCACGCTGGGGGCGCTAGATAGGGCCTTAGAATCACTTGATGTCGCCTTTATGAACCAAAAAGCGGAATGGAATTTATCTCATGCGGCCTCGGTCATTGCCGATAAACGGGGATATGTGACGGATATCCATACCAAGGAGTGGATCGAACATGTGTTAAAGCAATATGCTGCTATTCCGCAGGAGGTTTGGGCGGGACTCCGGCAAAGCACCATCCACAATGATGCAAATGATTATAATTTACTGATAAACCCTGCTGGGTTTTCGACCATTGAAGGCGAACAAATTAGTGCCGTGTTGGATTTTGGGGACATGGTAAAGGCACACACCATCAATGAACTTGCTATTGCTGCCGCCTATGCCTGTTTAGACAAAGCGTACCCACTACAAGTGATTGGAGAAGTTGCAAGAGGGTATCATGCCATGAATCCTCTTTCCGAAGAGGAACTTTCCGTTTTGTTTGTCTTGGTTTGTATGCGCCTCTGTGTAAGTATTTGCATGGCCGCAAAAGAACAAGCCCTCCGACCGAGCGAGGCGTACATTGGCGTTTCGCAAGCACCTATCCGTAGGACGCTCCCACGGTTGGTTTCGATCAATATGAAGACGGCAACAGCGGTTTTAAGGGTGGCTTGCGGATATCCGGCCTCGCCCAAAAAGTCTAAAGTTAAAGCTTATCTGGCTACACAAGTAGCCCAAACGCGGCGTATTCCGGTTGTTTCTGGCCTAGAGCCGGATGATGCACTGGTGATAGACCTTGGTGTGGATAGTCATTTGGTTGCGGGGGATCCGGCACAAAATGAGGCGGTGGCGCTGGGTTCGCGCATTGCTGCCGAAATGCAAAAGCATAACAAGCGGGTGGCGGTTGGGCGCTATAATGAACCTCGTTTATTATACAATGTTTCCTTTTTTAAAACAGGGACACGCCTTACAGACGAATCTCGGACCATTCACTTGGGGATGGATTTTTTTGCTCCGGTTGGGACGATGGTTTTTGCTCCTTTAGCGGGAACCCTCCATGCTATCGCTTTTAATCCGTTGCCGCAAGACTATGGTGGTGTTGTTTTGCTTAAACACCTAACACCGGAAGGGGAAGCGTTTTATACCTTGTATGGCCACCTAAGCAAGGCATCGCTCTTGGATAAAAAAGTGGGGCAAGAAGTGTCTCCGGGCGATCCATTGGGAGAATTGGGGTCAGAGGCCGAGAATGTAGGTTGGCCGCCACACCTGCATTTTCAGGTGATGGTGGATGATTTGGGGTTAGGAACTGATTTTCCCGGCGTGGCATTGGCGTCGGAAAGGAACGTCTGGACGGAACTCTCTCCGGATCCTAATGAGATATGTGGTATTGCGCCTAAGTGCTTTCCGCCAGAAAAAGGGTCTAAGGCCGACACGTGGTCTAAGCGGCGATTGCGTCTGGGTCCTAACCTGAGTTTGGGGTATGATGAACCAATAAAAGCATTGCGCGGCTGGAAGCAATATCTGTTTGACGAAACAGGTCGGCGGTATATAGATGGCTACAACAATGTACCGCATGTAGGACATGCCCATCCTCGTGTTGTGGAAGCTGCTGGTCGGCAAATGTCCATCCTGAACACCAATACAAGATATTTGCATGATGCCATCTTGGAATACGCAGAGGCGCTGTGCAAGACCTTGCCCGCATCGCTGTCGGTTTGTTATTTCTTAAATTCAGCGAGTGAAGCCAACGAATTGGCCCTTCGGATGGCCCGTGTGACTACCCGCCAAAAAGATATGATGGTACTTGATGCCGCTTATCATGGCCATACAACCAGCCTGATTGATATTTCCCCCTACAAACACAATGGGCCTGGAGGGAGTGGGCCGCCCGATTGGGTGCATACGCTGCCCTTGCCCGATCTCTTTCGGGGGGTGTATAAAGCCGAAGACGTACTGGCAGGTGAAAAATATGCACAAGCTGTTTACGCAAAAATAGCGGAATTAAACGCCATCGGGCGAGGCGTTTGTGGTTTTATTGCCGAAACCTGCCCCAGTGTAGGCGGACAACTTTTTTTGCCAAAAGGATATTTAAGCACGGTTTATCGGGCCATTCGTGAAGCAGGTGGGGTGTGTATCGCAGATGAAGTACAAACCGGATTGGGGCGTATTGGGACGCACTTTTGGGCATTCGAGGCACATGGTGTCGTGCCAGATATGGTAATCATGGGCAAGCCTTTAGGAAATGGCCATCCGATTGGCGCGCTCGTTACAACGCCCGAAATTGCAACAGCATTCCACAATGGGATGGAGTTTTTTAGTACATTTGGTGGGAACCCCGTTTCGTGTGTGGTGGGGCGAGAGGTGTTGAAAGTGGTACAGGAAGAAAACTGGATGGCCCATGCAAAACTAGTGGGGGATCGGTTGTGGGAGCAACTACGGACACTGCAATCGGGTTTTCCGATCATCGGGGATGTACGTGGTTCGGGTTTGTTTGGTGGCGTAGAATTGGTTCGGGATGAATTACTAACGCCCGCAGACCGTGAAGCACAATATGTGGTAAACCGAATGCGCGCACATGGCATTTTGATTGGTACGGATGGGCCTTTTCATAATGTTGTTAAAATTCGTCCTCCAATGCCTTTTGATCAATCAAATGCAGATTTATTGGTGGATCGGCTTGGCCAGATTTTGCATGAGTTGGATTCTGTAAGACCATAAAGTGGAGGTCTTGTGCTGCTTCGGTCATGGGTAGATAAGAGGGATTGGGTTTCCTATACTGGTTGTTTGCCTATACATTGATACCCCAATTAACCGTTTGCTTTACGGCTCATGCGGTCTAAAATCCGGACGAGG from Bacteroidetes Order II. bacterium encodes the following:
- a CDS encoding DUF488 domain-containing protein, encoding MTLTNFVEKLRQHEIRFLADVRSQPYSRYQIDYNKAQLAENLAQYGIRYVFLGDALGGRPPDPDCYTQDGKVAYERCREKPFYQDGMKRLETAFAKQVRLALMCGCAKPEMCHRSKLIGVSLSRLHIPVMHILGDGTLMSQETVMRLLEPAPDLFGESPKLGTSRKSYRIEEDQEPPYS
- a CDS encoding DUF488 domain-containing protein, with amino-acid sequence MNLFTIGVYGFTEKTFFETLKTHEIDVLVDVRRRRGVRGKVFAFANRVRLESQLAKEGMAYLYLPELAPTDEIRALATHVDASVGVTKRTRQVLPESFCLAYQDQVLSPLSRADVRLKLPPQATRVALLCVEANPHACHRQLAAAWLSEPNEVPVKHLIPTS
- a CDS encoding TrkA family potassium uptake protein, whose amino-acid sequence is MKFIIIGLGNFGSHLGIRLIEEGHEVMGVDNSSAHIEMYKDKLTHTICADSSDELVLRRIPLDESDYIIVSIGEDLGASVTTVALLKKLCQTKIIARAISPIHHTILETMEVNQIIEPEAEYADEFSKKFGLKGAVKSLALDNKFEIAEIELPKKLIGKTIQNSQLRNKWGLNVVTVVRKTISKNIFGKTVRGRNVLGVLTPDTTLEEGDILVLFGLYSDLRNFSEHMEASF
- a CDS encoding aminotransferase class III-fold pyridoxal phosphate-dependent enzyme, which translates into the protein MTSINMSGIPDFSTSEVLVLAKRIFGRAGVVRSLPSYRDQNFWIEAGPDQGVVLKIVNAEEPLEVIRLQQAAMQRAVQAGLPCPEIITTRSGELWSRATKNGLHYWIWCMSHMPGKPIASLSYHSKTLLFEWGCTLGALDRALESLDVAFMNQKAEWNLSHAASVIADKRGYVTDIHTKEWIEHVLKQYAAIPQEVWAGLRQSTIHNDANDYNLLINPAGFSTIEGEQISAVLDFGDMVKAHTINELAIAAAYACLDKAYPLQVIGEVARGYHAMNPLSEEELSVLFVLVCMRLCVSICMAAKEQALRPSEAYIGVSQAPIRRTLPRLVSINMKTATAVLRVACGYPASPKKSKVKAYLATQVAQTRRIPVVSGLEPDDALVIDLGVDSHLVAGDPAQNEAVALGSRIAAEMQKHNKRVAVGRYNEPRLLYNVSFFKTGTRLTDESRTIHLGMDFFAPVGTMVFAPLAGTLHAIAFNPLPQDYGGVVLLKHLTPEGEAFYTLYGHLSKASLLDKKVGQEVSPGDPLGELGSEAENVGWPPHLHFQVMVDDLGLGTDFPGVALASERNVWTELSPDPNEICGIAPKCFPPEKGSKADTWSKRRLRLGPNLSLGYDEPIKALRGWKQYLFDETGRRYIDGYNNVPHVGHAHPRVVEAAGRQMSILNTNTRYLHDAILEYAEALCKTLPASLSVCYFLNSASEANELALRMARVTTRQKDMMVLDAAYHGHTTSLIDISPYKHNGPGGSGPPDWVHTLPLPDLFRGVYKAEDVLAGEKYAQAVYAKIAELNAIGRGVCGFIAETCPSVGGQLFLPKGYLSTVYRAIREAGGVCIADEVQTGLGRIGTHFWAFEAHGVVPDMVIMGKPLGNGHPIGALVTTPEIATAFHNGMEFFSTFGGNPVSCVVGREVLKVVQEENWMAHAKLVGDRLWEQLRTLQSGFPIIGDVRGSGLFGGVELVRDELLTPADREAQYVVNRMRAHGILIGTDGPFHNVVKIRPPMPFDQSNADLLVDRLGQILHELDSVRP